A stretch of the Streptomyces sp. WMMB303 genome encodes the following:
- a CDS encoding ABC transporter permease has translation MAHLPLAPRARLWPALGAVYRAQLSRARVARIPLLFVATFQSLGIMVLMRGVVDGGAEARAVVAGSSVLVVAFVALNLLAQYFGQLRAGGGLDHYATLPVPAASVVLGAAAAYASFTVPGVLVTAVAGSVLFQLPVGGLWVLVAVVPLAGAALAGLGAALGLLAPRPELATLGGQLGMSAALLLGVLPAGGLPPAVGWVRDLLPSTYGVEAFARTFAPHPDWPRVVLDLGVCAAVGVLSLALATRAYRWAATR, from the coding sequence ATGGCCCACCTGCCGCTGGCGCCGCGCGCCCGGCTGTGGCCCGCGCTGGGCGCCGTCTACCGGGCCCAGCTCTCCCGGGCCCGGGTGGCGCGGATCCCGCTCCTGTTCGTGGCGACCTTCCAGTCGCTGGGGATCATGGTCCTGATGCGCGGTGTGGTGGACGGCGGTGCCGAGGCCCGGGCCGTGGTCGCAGGGTCCAGCGTGCTCGTGGTGGCCTTCGTGGCGCTGAACCTGCTGGCCCAGTACTTCGGCCAGTTGCGTGCGGGCGGCGGCCTCGACCACTACGCGACCCTGCCGGTACCGGCCGCCTCGGTCGTACTGGGCGCGGCGGCCGCCTACGCGTCCTTCACCGTCCCCGGCGTGCTGGTGACGGCGGTGGCGGGCAGTGTGCTCTTCCAGCTCCCGGTGGGCGGGCTGTGGGTGCTGGTGGCCGTCGTCCCGCTCGCCGGCGCCGCGCTCGCCGGACTGGGCGCGGCGCTGGGGCTGCTCGCCCCGCGCCCCGAGCTGGCCACCCTCGGCGGTCAGCTGGGGATGTCGGCGGCGCTGCTGCTGGGGGTCCTGCCCGCGGGTGGGCTGCCACCGGCGGTCGGCTGGGTGCGGGACCTGCTGCCGTCCACCTACGGGGTGGAAGCCTTCGCGCGCACCTTCGCACCGCACCCCGACTGGCCGCGCGTCGTACTGGACCTGGGGGTGTGCGCGGCGGTCGGGGTGCTCTCGCTCGCGCTCGCCACCCGGGCGTACCGCTGGGCGGCCACCCGCTGA
- a CDS encoding ABC transporter ATP-binding protein codes for MDSSVASATAPIRTAVRVEDLVKTYAPVRARRGAPAAPAVRATDGVCLRVRQGEIFGLLGPNGAGKSTLVRQLTGLLRPDSGAVEVLGHDLVRHPERAARLLAYLGQESTALDELSVALAAETTARLRGMDTAAARAAREEVLAELELTQLASRPLKRLSGGQRRLACVAAALVGDRPLLVLDEPTTGMDPHARRAVWAAVDRRRAERGVTVLLVTHNVIEAETVLDRVAVLDRGRVIACDTPGGLKATVGDEVRLELVWRERAPVEIPEVAALAVGAAVTGRRWTLRLPPAAAREAVALVTTGEAFAALDDFRLATPSLEDVYVALGGRAAGQDGAEGLVKA; via the coding sequence GTGGACAGCTCGGTGGCAAGCGCGACGGCACCGATCCGCACCGCCGTGCGCGTCGAGGACCTGGTCAAGACCTACGCTCCGGTGCGGGCCCGGCGCGGCGCACCGGCGGCGCCCGCCGTCCGGGCGACCGACGGCGTCTGCCTGCGGGTGCGGCAGGGCGAGATCTTCGGACTGCTGGGCCCCAACGGTGCCGGGAAGTCCACCCTGGTACGGCAGCTCACCGGGCTGCTGCGGCCCGACTCCGGAGCGGTCGAGGTGCTCGGCCACGATCTGGTGCGCCACCCCGAGCGGGCCGCCCGGCTGCTGGCCTACCTCGGGCAGGAGTCCACCGCGCTGGACGAGCTGAGTGTCGCCCTCGCCGCCGAGACCACCGCGCGGTTGCGCGGGATGGACACCGCGGCGGCCCGCGCCGCGCGCGAGGAGGTGCTGGCCGAGCTGGAGCTGACGCAGCTCGCCTCGCGGCCGCTCAAGCGGCTCTCCGGCGGGCAGCGGCGGCTGGCGTGCGTGGCCGCGGCGCTGGTGGGGGACCGGCCGTTGCTGGTGCTGGACGAGCCGACCACCGGCATGGACCCGCATGCGCGGCGCGCGGTGTGGGCGGCCGTCGACCGGCGGCGCGCCGAGCGCGGGGTGACCGTGCTGCTGGTGACGCACAACGTGATCGAGGCCGAGACCGTGCTGGACCGGGTGGCCGTGCTGGACCGGGGCCGGGTGATCGCCTGCGACACTCCCGGCGGACTGAAGGCGACGGTCGGCGACGAGGTGCGGCTGGAACTGGTGTGGCGCGAGCGCGCTCCGGTGGAGATCCCGGAGGTGGCCGCGCTCGCTGTCGGCGCCGCCGTCACCGGCCGCCGCTGGACGCTGCGGCTGCCGCCCGCGGCCGCGCGGGAGGCGGTCGCGCTGGTCACCACGGGCGAGGCGTTCGCGGCCCTGGACGACTTCCGGCTCGCCACCCCGAGCCTGGAGGACGTGTATGTGGCCCTCGGCGGCCGCGCGGCCGGCCAGGACGGCGCCGAGGGACTGGTCAAGGCGTGA
- a CDS encoding NYN domain-containing protein encodes MTESGWNVVDRCVVLVDAGYLLGAAASLLAGEPARSRITVDHAGLIRSLRRQAEADTQCALLRIYWFDGAPDRVPQPEHRRLRVMPRVTVRLGALTRSDGRWAQKGVDAAMHAELTELARNRACSDIVLVTGDGDLLPGLMSAKEHGVAVHLWAVQAADGDYNQSEDLVAEADERRVLDRTWITPVVRAKDLSAPCAPQPAPRPEIAAILSAPLPESGKNGSAGHRASAPPAPSARPPGEDEGAEPQPPTEDDGEDAERPAAGHPPQRSEGVPTPKDLADLGRQGQQAQPPAGPPGATLRWSSERGWVERSASGEPPETAALPMLAQLTTAEQRWADREEDITAVSGDPFEVGQVFARRWTERLISEQHLNQLSAEYPRIPHRIDGELLRYAARFGLLAHKDDQIDEHDRYAIRAGFWREVDARSGASAERAPAGD; translated from the coding sequence ATGACCGAGAGTGGGTGGAACGTCGTGGACCGCTGCGTCGTCCTGGTGGACGCCGGATATCTGCTGGGCGCCGCCGCCAGCCTGCTGGCCGGCGAACCCGCCCGCTCGCGCATCACCGTCGACCACGCAGGTCTCATCCGGTCCCTCCGGCGGCAGGCGGAGGCCGACACCCAGTGCGCGCTGCTGCGCATCTACTGGTTCGACGGTGCCCCGGACCGGGTGCCGCAGCCCGAGCATCGCAGGCTGCGCGTGATGCCCCGGGTGACCGTACGGCTCGGGGCCCTCACCCGCAGCGACGGCCGCTGGGCGCAGAAGGGCGTGGACGCCGCCATGCACGCGGAGCTGACCGAACTCGCCCGCAACCGGGCCTGCTCCGACATCGTGCTGGTGACCGGCGACGGCGATCTGCTGCCGGGGCTGATGTCCGCGAAGGAGCACGGGGTGGCCGTCCACCTGTGGGCGGTCCAGGCCGCCGACGGGGACTACAACCAGTCCGAGGACCTGGTGGCCGAGGCCGACGAGCGGCGCGTACTGGACCGGACCTGGATCACCCCCGTCGTCCGGGCCAAGGACCTCTCCGCGCCCTGCGCACCCCAGCCCGCCCCCCGCCCGGAGATCGCCGCGATCCTCTCCGCTCCCCTGCCGGAGAGCGGCAAGAACGGTTCCGCGGGCCACCGCGCCTCCGCGCCCCCCGCCCCGTCCGCCCGGCCGCCAGGGGAGGACGAGGGCGCCGAGCCGCAGCCCCCGACCGAGGACGATGGCGAGGACGCCGAGCGGCCCGCTGCCGGGCACCCTCCGCAGCGGAGCGAAGGAGTGCCCACTCCCAAGGATCTGGCCGACCTCGGCCGCCAGGGGCAGCAGGCGCAGCCGCCCGCCGGACCGCCGGGGGCCACGCTGCGCTGGTCGTCCGAACGCGGCTGGGTCGAGCGGTCGGCATCCGGCGAGCCGCCCGAGACCGCGGCCCTGCCGATGCTCGCCCAGCTCACCACCGCCGAGCAGCGCTGGGCGGACCGCGAGGAGGACATCACCGCCGTCAGCGGCGACCCCTTCGAGGTCGGTCAGGTCTTCGCGCGCCGCTGGACCGAGCGGCTGATCAGCGAGCAGCATCTGAACCAGCTCTCCGCCGAGTACCCCCGCATCCCGCACCGGATCGACGGGGAGCTGCTCCGCTACGCGGCCCGGTTCGGTCTGCTCGCACACAAGGACGACCAGATCGACGAGCACGACCGGTACGCGATCCGGGCGGGCTTCTGGCGTGAGGTCGACGCCCGTTCCGGCGCCTCGGCCGAGCGCGCGCCGGCCGGTGACTGA